ACCCAAATTCAACATCTACGTTAACACCCCCAACTGAACATACAAGACGAGTCGTTTATTGAGCAGGATTACGCCGGTCAGGGTTACGACTCTTCGTCGTCACCGTCTGTATCGATGCCGCGGTCGATGCCGAGGAGTTTCATCTTCCGCTGGAGGGTGCGCCGGGAGATTCGGAGCACTTTCGCGGTCATGGATACGTTCCGACCGTTATTCTCCAGCGCCTGCGTGATGATGATGCGCTCCGCCGCCATCAACTGATCCTCGAGACTGCCGGCGACCGGAAGTCCCTGGCCAGCCGCATCCGGGCCGCAGGGGCGGTCGGCGAGATTGGACGGCAGATGGGCCGGCATGACCACCTTGTCGGCGAGGACCACGGCCCGTTTGAGGACGTTTTCGAGCTCGCGGATGTTGCCGGGCCAGGAATATCCGAAGAGCAACCGGCGGGCCGACGCGTCGATGGTGGGCTGGGCTTTCCCGTTTTCGCGGGCGAACTTGTCGAGAAAGTAGTCGATCAGCAGCGGCAGGTCGCCCTGGCGCTCGCGCAGGGGCGGAAGCGTGATCGTCATCTCGTTGATGCGGTAATACAGGTCGTGGCGGAATCGTCCTTCGCGCACCAGGGCCGGAAGATCGCGGTTGCAGGCGGCGATGACCCGGATATCGATGTCGATGGGTTTCACGCCGCCCACCCTTCGGATCTTCCGCTCCTGCAATACGCGCAACAGCTTGACCTGCGTGTGAAGCGAGGTTTCCGAGATCTCGTCAAGGAAGATCGTTCCGCGGTTGGCGATTTCGAAATATCCCGTTTTCTGGCCGACCGCGCCGGTGAAGGCGCCCTTTTCGTAGCCGAACAACTCGCTCTCGATGATCGAGTCGGGAAGGGCCCCGCAGTTGACGGCGATGAACGGTTCGTTTGCCCGAGGCGAATTCATGTGAATCGCGTGGGCGACGAGTTCCTTGCCGGTCCCGCTTTCCCCTTGGATAAGAACCGAGAGGGTGCTCGAACTGATGCGCTCGACGCAGGAAAAGATCGACTGCATCTTTTCCGACCGGCCGATCATGCCGGTGAAGACGGCTCCGGATTCTGGCGATGCTGCCTTTTCCGCACCTCCCGAGCCGGCTCCGCTCACCTCGTAGACGTTGACCGGGGAAAACTCGAAAATGACCTTGCTGGAGATCTTTTGCACCCAATGCGGGAGCACGCTGGCCAGTTCCTGGATCTCGGCGTCGCGCATGCCGAGCCGACGGCCTTCCTTCCAGATCAGGGCGGTCAGGTCTTCGGGACTCATATCGAGGAGATCCTCGATGTTTTTCTCCATCAACCGGTTCAGAACGTTCAGCCAGCCGATGTATCGTTGTTGCGTCGGCTCGGTTCGCGCTTCGGCCAGACCGATGTCGCTCAGCAGGCGTTCCCGCATCGAGGGCGGCATGGCGATGCCGAAATTGACTTCCTGTTTCTTCGGAAGTCCGCACTTCCAGTGCTCGAACAGCCTGTCCAGTTCCTTGACGTCGCGAGGCGCGATATCGGAAAAGAACTGCGTCGCGATATCTTTCAGCCGCCGGGCGTCGTCCATCGATGACCGGCCTCAGTGCGTTCCGGCGGCGGCAGGCTGGGCTGCGGGCTCTTCGA
This genomic window from Candidatus Ozemobacteraceae bacterium contains:
- a CDS encoding sigma 54-interacting transcriptional regulator, whose product is MDDARRLKDIATQFFSDIAPRDVKELDRLFEHWKCGLPKKQEVNFGIAMPPSMRERLLSDIGLAEARTEPTQQRYIGWLNVLNRLMEKNIEDLLDMSPEDLTALIWKEGRRLGMRDAEIQELASVLPHWVQKISSKVIFEFSPVNVYEVSGAGSGGAEKAASPESGAVFTGMIGRSEKMQSIFSCVERISSSTLSVLIQGESGTGKELVAHAIHMNSPRANEPFIAVNCGALPDSIIESELFGYEKGAFTGAVGQKTGYFEIANRGTIFLDEISETSLHTQVKLLRVLQERKIRRVGGVKPIDIDIRVIAACNRDLPALVREGRFRHDLYYRINEMTITLPPLRERQGDLPLLIDYFLDKFARENGKAQPTIDASARRLLFGYSWPGNIRELENVLKRAVVLADKVVMPAHLPSNLADRPCGPDAAGQGLPVAGSLEDQLMAAERIIITQALENNGRNVSMTAKVLRISRRTLQRKMKLLGIDRGIDTDGDDEES